GCGGCTTTGATCGCTGAATCGGCGCCAAGTGGCAAGGAGTCTGTAAAAGGATTTTTGGACAAGTAGGCATAGACTTAAGCGAAAAGAATTTGCGCATTGGCAAGGGAGCATTATGGGTAATTAATGCGCTAGGGTCGGTTGAAATTGGAGACGATTTTTCAAAAAAGAAAACATGGGACGACATAAGCTATAATACACAAATTAGCAGCACCAGCTTGATAGGCGATCAGTTGACGCGTATCGGCGCCGGACTGGGAGAGACAGCGTTCAAGAAGAAAATATACGCTATAGGATCCCCTGCAGATCAGGTTGTAGATGTGCTGGCTGCAAAAGATGATTTACAGGAAAATGACGGAGTAGAGATAGCTATACGTATGGTTGATGCTGTTCCGCGCAGTAAAAATCATGCTGGCAGCTCATGGGAGCGGGAATACAAAGAAGCGGGTTACGACAAAGCAATCAACGAAATATTAACTGAAGTATTACCACGAAAAAAAGCACCAAATTTTGGTGTCATGAAACAGAGGGCTGAGTAACTTACGGTTTTGGCGTAAAATCAATTGATAATGAATTGACGCAGTAGCGCTTTCCGGTTGTTTCGGGTGGACCGTCATCAAACACATGGCCTAAGTGGCCGCCGCACTTAGCGCAGGTGATTTCGGTACGGACCATGCTATGCGATGTGTCGTTCGTGTATGTTATTGCGCCAGCAAGTGAATCGTCAAAGCTTGGCCAGCCGCAATGGGAGTCGTACTTATTGTCAGAGCTAAACAATTTCGCACCGCAATTTGCGCACACATAAATGCCGCCTTGCTTGAGGCTGATATATTTGCCAGTAAACGGTGGTTCGGTTGCTTTATCAAACATGACTTTGCGCTGAGCTTTCGATAAGTTGGGGTTTTGCATGGGCTATTCCTTGGTGGTGATATGGGCAAACTTTGGGTTACCCATAATAATTTCAT
This region of Spartobacteria bacterium genomic DNA includes:
- the msrB gene encoding peptide-methionine (R)-S-oxide reductase; translated protein: MQNPNLSKAQRKVMFDKATEPPFTGKYISLKQGGIYVCANCGAKLFSSDNKYDSHCGWPSFDDSLAGAITYTNDTSHSMVRTEITCAKCGGHLGHVFDDGPPETTGKRYCVNSLSIDFTPKP